The Phaeodactylum tricornutum CCAP 1055/1 chromosome 8, whole genome shotgun sequence DNA segment tcaaaaacTATGTCTGTCCAAAACATATGCGCCACACGATCGCTATATTTATATGTCCTATCTCGCGCGACCTGCTTTTTAGGCAAAATGCAATACACACTCTTTACATAAAGAGATCACTCCCTTTCTCATGTcgttgctcacagtcagtgagaAAATTTCTTTATTTGTAATGACAAAATTCGGAATGATAGCTTGCGGTCTCAGACTCGAGCACTATAGGCTTTCAAAATCTTCTTACATATATATTACATTCACCAAAAGCAGAGACAAATCGAAAACAGGCATACCTGGTATGATATGGTTCACTGGAAGTTTAATCGTTCCAAAACCAGCGCGGAGCAACAGTCATTCCTGAAGGCAAATCGTGTTTTTCTCGTTCACACCCGCATCCTTGTCGTTGCACCAAATACGCTTGTGTTGCTGCTACCTCACGAAGCCAGTCTATTGGGCAAAGGTCGCGCTTTCGGTATCAAGCAGACACTGGAAGCACGAGAGCACACCACTCATTCAACGTGTCAATCTGTGGATTGCTCGAAGCGTTTTTAGATCGATCGAGagcgtttcttcgtcgatcTTTCGGCTACCTTGCCAGCATCGCTTGAAGAATGTCATCCGATCTGCCGATGGCTCAGCAGAAAACTTTGGCCATCATGCCAACATACATGGCATCTTTGTCGATTCCGTGCTCTGCATCGCCGAGGCTATCCGTGATCATCGCGCAGGAAAAGGGAGCACAGTACAAAGAGCACTTGTCGGAATGAGCTGTGTCGACACTCTTGCCTCATCGGCCTGTTTTCTATCTTCATGGTAGGTCACACGGGGAACCATCGCTTACGCTGTGGGAAACCAGGCGACATGCAACTTCCAAGGCTTTTtattacagttagcaatAGGGGCACCGCTATACAACTGCTCGCTGGCGTTGTGCTACCTTCTGACGATAATGTACGATTGGTCGAACGATCGTCTCGCACTCATGGGACGATGGGTGCATATGTTCATCATCTCTTTTTCGGTGGGAACTTCGATTTTACTTTTGCCTCTTGGTCAGTATAACCAGATAACTCAGGTGTGTTGGATAATTGGATACCCATCCGGCTGCGGCAACAGCTCCAACATACGGTCGAACATTCCCTGCGTCCGAGGAAATTGGTCTTGGAATTACGGAATTCTACTGTTTTACGGACCTCTCTGGCTTTGCATCGTGCTTACTATCATTGCCATGGCAAATATTTACCTGGTACTTCGCGCGACTCATACTCGGATGCAAAGATATTCCACACAGGCACTCAACGCGATGGAATCGAACGGCACTAAAATCGGAAACACAACATCGGAAGATCGCAAGTCTTCAGGTTTGTTCAACAAGGACGCCACGCCGATGCTATCATGGTCGCGCACCAAGCCATTTTGTACTCCTTGTCGTTTTTCATTACGTGGATGCCTTCCACTGCGTGGTCGCTCGCTCACTGGTTCAATGTGAGCTCTTTCTGGCTTGATTTTTCGTCGGCCTTTTGCGAGCCCCTGCAAGGCTTTTGGAACTGTATTGTGTTTGTCCAACACAGGCCAAGCAGCCGCAATCGGATCCGTGTCTTTTTACGGCAAACTTTTGAGCGCTTTACTAGCAATCCTGATAGCTCGAGCTCTATGACACCAGCAGCCCCCATCCGGTTCACCTGACCTCTCTCGTCTCTCATTGACAA contains these protein-coding regions:
- a CDS encoding predicted protein, which gives rise to MVHWKFNRSKTSAEQQSFLKANRVFLVHTRILVVAPNTLVLLLPHEASLLGKGRAFGIKQTLEAREHTTHSTSIESVSSSIFRLPCQHRLKNVIRSADGSAENFGHHANIHGIFVDSVLCIAEAIRDHRAGKGSTVTRGTIAYAVGNQATCNFQGFLLQLAIGAPLYNCSLALCYLLTIMYDWSNDRLALMGRWVHMFIISFSVGTSILLLPLGQYNQITQVCWIIGYPSGCGNSSNIRSNIPCVRGNWSWNYGILLFYGPLWLCIVLTIIAMANIYLVLRATHTRMQRYSTQALNAMESNGTKIGNTTSEDRKSSDKTMVLEPIKKNSKDFVEASHATKAEDFLEETDLKGSRIVDKKTSTMELTSLHLGGGK